AAGCCCATCAATGAAATTCAGCAGCCCAGAAAGAGTAACCTTGCTTTCTTCcgtttccttctcttctttttccggTTTTTGTTGCggatccttctttttttctgcttcatctttctcgtttttcttcttcttcttcttcctttgaCCAGTGAGATCAAGTGAGCAGTCAATGTCCTCAATCAAAATAATAGACTTGCTTGATACTTCCATCAATAGCTTCCTCAGCTCTGTGTTATTCTTCACCGAAGTCAATTCAAGATCGTAAAGGTCATAGCCTAAAAGATTGGCCATGGCAGCAATCATGGAGGACTTGCCTGTTCCTGGAGGGCCATAGAGGAGATAGCCTCTCTTCCAAGCCCTCCCAACTCTTTCATAAAACTCTTCCGCCGTGCTGAATGCGATGAGGTCCTCcataatttctttcttcttctccggATCCATTGCGAGTGTCTGAAACGAAGCGGGGTGCTTCAAAACCACATGGCTCCATTTGGAATCGCTGTTGGTGTAGAGCTTTCTTTGGCGGTTTCTCGCCTCGATGGCCTTTCCCTCTTTGATGACATGATTCAGGTACGGCCCGAGAATGAGCTCCCTATGTCGTTTATGGCAAGTGAGCCTGTAGTACCTCTTCTCCTCCGGGGTCCAATATGAGGGCGTATTGGAAGCTTCCTTCCCAGAAGCCCACCAGAGTTTGAGTCCTTGAAACTCATCAGCAACCTCTTCATGGTCATCCATGCGAAGAGCAAGAGATTGGCTGTTTTTAGCTATGTCGGCCTTGAGCCTCTTTGCCTGCGTAGAGGACCTGGAGCTGAGGTAGGCTTGGATGGCAGTGTAAGCTTCGCTCCGGAACATATCATAGTCTCCAGTGAGCTCATCGAACCTAATCTGGATGTAAGGGCAAACGAACCTCACCAATATTTGACAGTATTTTTCGATGTTGTGTTGGAGCTGATAAGGAACGTACTGCTGAAACATTGCCCACACAAACATCGAGCTGGCAATTATGGATCCTAGATTAGCAAACATGTCTTTTGCTTCCatgtttgatatttttttctccctcttttttctcctctaatGCAGAATTGCTCGAGTCTTTTTAACCTCTCTTATAGGATGCAGGGTAGCCTGTGTCAGTTTGCATTTCTAGGAAACTCATTGGTTTGTCCCATTAATTATCCATGTGATCTAATATTGAGTTTGACTGGTAGCTTTATGGTGATGGCCCAACTCAAAGGTCGGTAAAGGCTGCAGCAGCGCAATTTCCTAGTGAGTGCCGACTGGGTGGAGATCATTACGTGGCTATAGACTATCACCGCATTGGGAATAACTTATATtgggaggttgcacaaaagttACATTTTGTGTCATCAATAAGAAATTGACACATCAGtcaattttattagatttatacttaaaataaaaactcaaccacACCATATTAcactctaataaaataaaaaattaattttttttatttgaaaaaaaaaaacagaattgaaGGGGTGACCCTCCCCTACTTTGGGTGGCCGGCcgccacccccaggccatggggtggccgcgcggccactcctatggcctggggtggctcgccggccaccccaagtgggtGAGGGGTGGTtgccttcaattttgttttgttttttttttttaatttataattaatttttatttataatgtgGTGTAGttaggctttttaaaaaaaatttgagtttgatAAATTTAGCTTAGGTGTCATCTTCTGATTGGTGGcacaaaactcacattttgtacaacctccctatataagttattctctacTGGATTAAGTTTACTCTTtacattaatattaatatttaactCAACGCAGGTAGTCAAATTGATATATTCCTTTCTTGGAGCTCAAGTAGAAACTATTAAGATTTTCTAgtaaaagaatataattttcAAGTCCAATAAGGAGAGTAAATTTTTCAGTCCTGACTCTATACAAATATCCAATATGAAAAGGTCTTagtgaaataaaaatagtaattttaaaagtcacattaactttaaaagaataaaaaaataataaaaaaaataattcttaaCATTACGTAAAACATAATCCTagtcctagtcaaattaggtaTTTTATTGCTCTATGTAATTATTCTTCTATTTAAAGGAGAAATTATCAATAAACAAGTATGAGTTAATTATTGTTTTAGAATATAGTTTACTATGTTTTGGAGGTAAATATTATACTCCCTCAAAGTAGCCATTAGAGATTACAACTCTCTCGAAGTAGTCAatttatcatttcctttattttattattagttcgTATGCATcataaatttatttactttttaataaatgagatttttattcatccaaacacaccttttaaaaacttttcaaCTACTGATCAGCTGGAACTCTCAATACTTCTAAATTACATTATCAAACCACTCATGTTTGCTACAAGTTTCCCCACATAGTACTGTAATAAACAactcaactatatatatatatacttctacCAAGCAACTAGTGGTTCTTTGATCTAATTTTTGAAAGATTTTGCAAGTGCTTTAAGCTTGAATACCTAAACAACATGCGTATGATATGTTCAATATATAAAGATTCTGTACAACTTAGTGTTTCTAATCTTTAGAATAAAATATGCATCTAATCTACTGATAACATCCACCAAGCCTCTAATCTGGCTGGTTTCCAAAACCAGTTTCCATCTTTTAATACACTTGATAATCTTGCCTTTATCTTACAGCTTTGTGCATGCATCATATGCCACTCTATATCCATATTTCTTATAGAATACTCCATCGAGATGGAAACAATCAAACCATAATTAGTGTAAAATTCTTCCCATCCCCActtcaaattttacaaaatctCTCATCTTTAAAATCTTTCTCCAGCTTCATGTGCTAGTTTGAGGAATCCATGGATACCTTCCAAAAACTCATCCCTTGTAATAAATTCTCCCTGAGCCAAGCACCTCAAAGGGAACCAACTTTTGCAAAATGACTCCATGCATGTCTCATTATGGCTTCACGATTTCACTCttatatctttttatatttccaaacctccatcttttttttttttggaacacaCAAACTCTAAAGCCACTTTGCTTTTGCTGCACCTTTGATCTTCCTCGTGAATTTTTGCTCAATAGTTTTAATAATCTTTTTAGGCAATACGAAAATTTTAGTCAAATATATTTgcaaaagataaatttttagaaATCCAAGAATATTCTATTCTAGCAGTAATTTTTTCCAACAAAAGTGAGCAATCTACAGCAGTAAGCCTTGTAGAAATCAATCTAATTACTTATTTTTCTTACATGGTCCGTATATGGCATATAGCATACTAATAAATTGACCATGAAATTCACGTATTattctttttgaatattaaaaaaaaaaaaagaaaaaaaaaaaaaagaagagaaaatactATCACCACAAGGAGGGCAGCATTAATGTGGGTCCCTGTCTATGAATAGAAGTGCATATCCAATTAACTATATATCGCTGTTTTGAAACATTTTGATTATTAATGATGTTGATCGAGCAAGTGGTATAATGAAATCTGTCACTAATTATAGATTACTCTCTACTCTTTTGAAGATTCCTATTCGCTTTTATAGCATGCATGCATTATGTTCTATCTGCTTGTATGatcttttcaaacaaaaacaaaaataatagtaatatgTCAAGAAGTTAATCCTTCTCAGACTTATTGACTAAAATCAGTAatttacactacaaaaaatttcttggttttgtgACTCACATAATATAATGACGTTTTTCGGCCCAAAAACGTCATTAAATGGTTAGTGACGTTAAAATAgttacctttatttatttatttatttatttttccttttttaaatttcaaaatgataaaaagtgCAAAGACTAGAAAAGAGGATAGTGTCGTTTGAACAATGCAAAACAACACTATTTGGTACCCTTTTCAGCAAAACGACACCTTTTAGAACGTGTCGTTTGTATAGTGCACAACACCTTTCAAAATGTGCCGTTTTGCACTATTCAAACGTTACtatcctttaaaaattaaaaaaataataataatttttaccaaaataatatatatatattaaaaaaaaataaaattagagggGTAGCCCGAAGGCCACCCCCAGCCACATGGGTGGCTCGTGGGTCACCCCTACGCTAGAGGTGGCTGCCGATTTGGAACTGGCAACaatgtgttttttatttatttattttttttaggaaaaagatTTATGTGTGTGGAtgaaagtgaagtttttttttgaagtttttgggtGTGGATGATTGTTTTAAACTCAAATTTTGGGCACCAatactttcaaattttgatatgttttactatttaCACGTCACTAATTGAGTGTGAATAGTGACATGTGAATAGTAACACTTTTCAAATGTcactattttagttaaaaagtGGCAACGTAGtaacattttcaaaaaatgttactattcaaatgtcattaaacccttcaattttctaaaaatgtcactattcaaatttcattaacagagtaaatttaacattttttaataataataataataataataacattacATTTTATTAcagatataaaatatttaaattttacattatttacatttttttttgagtagattatttacattatttatATAGTAAATATAcaatcacattatttaaaacaCATACACCATGAAATACAACTATACACAATAAAATCTAAAGGCTAATATTCATTTGTCGGGCGAAACAGACAACATCATATTCCGTCGTTTTTGGTCCCACTACTTGGAAAGCTTGGAATCTTTACCGTCAAACATGGGCCCCTTCatttggtctttttctttttatcagcTAATGACTGGTTTTCCCATTTTCGGTCGCACGTGCGTCAAGAAGTTTTGCCTCCCCATTTTCGGTAACAGCTTTATCTTCgtgttttgcttcttctttggcCGGTTGTTCAAccttttttgcttcttctttggcCGGTTGTTCAATCTTTTTTGCTTCTTCCTTGGCTTTCAACCTTGCTTCTTCCTCGGCTTTCAATCTTGCTTCTTCTTTCGCCTTTTCAAGACCTTTGATCAGGCTCTCCAAGGAGAATGTTGGATCCCCTGAAGCTTTCTTGGGCATCAAATGCTCCGCAACATCGGCTGGAGACAAATTTGCTTCTTCCAACAACTCACGTATTCTGCCAAACAAAGGGTGAGATTCAATTTTAAGATAATTCTTAGCCAGCCCCTTGAACGCTTCAAACCTGCAGTAGGACAATTCAATGTGCTTATCCATCCGCCCGCTTCGAATCAGTGCTGGGTCGAGTTTCTCCATATAATTTGTTGTGAAGACAATCAGTCTTTCCCCGCCACAAGCTGACCAAAGCCCATCAATAAAATTCAGCAGCCCAGAAAGAGTAACCTTGCTTGCTTCcgtttccttctcttctttttcctttttttgtttcggatccttcttttcttcctcttcatctttctcctttttcttctttgtcttcctTTGACCGGTGAGATCAAGTGAACAGTCAATGTCCTCAATCACAATAATAGACTTGCTTGATACTTCCATTAATAGCTTCCTCAGATCAGTGTTATTCTTCACCGAAGTCAATTCAAGATCATAAAGGTCATAGCTCAAAAGATTGGCCATGGCAGCAATCATGGAGGACTTGCCTGTTCCTGGAGGGCCATAGAGGAGATAACCTCTCTTCCAAGCCCTCCCAACTCTTTCATAAAACTCTTCCGCCTTGCTGAATTCTATGAGGTCGTCcataatttctttcttcttctcaggATCCATTGCGAGTGTCTGGAACTTCGCCGGGTGCTTCAACATGACGTGGCTCCAAGTGGTCCCGTTGTTGGTGTAGAGCTTTCTTTGGCGGTTTCTCACCTCCATGGCCTTAGCCTCTTTCAGGACGTGATCAAGGTACGGCCCGAGAATGAGATCTCTGTGTTGTTTGTGGCAAGTGAGCCTGTAGTACCTCTTCTCCTCCGGGGTCCACCATGAGGGTGTATTGGAAACTTCCTTCCCAGAAGCCCACCAGAGTTTGACTCCTTTAAACTCATCAGCAACCTCTTCATGGTCATCCATGCGAAGAGCAAGAGATTGGCTGTTTTTAGCTATGTCGGCCTTGAGCATCTTTGCCTGCGTAGAGGACCTGGAGCTGAGGTAGGTTTGGATGGCAGTATAAGCTTCACTCCGGAAGATATCATAGTCTCCAGTGAGCTCATCGAACCTAATCTGGATGTAAGGGTAAGCGAACCTCACCAATATTTGACAGTATTTTTCGATGTTGTGTTGGAGCTGATAAGGAACGTATTGCTGAAACATTGCCCACACAAACATCAAGCTGGCAATTATGGATCCTAGATTACCAAACATGTCTTTTGCTTCCatgtttgatattttttttctcctcttatGCAGAATTGCTGGAGTCTTTTACCTCTCTTATAATGCAGGGTAGCCTACGTCAGTTTGCATTTCTAGGAAACTCATTGGTTTGGCCCATTACCCATGTGATTTAATATTGAATTTGACTGGTGGCCCAACTCAAAGGTCGGTAAAGGCTGCCGCAGAGAAATTTCCTACTGAGTGCCGAGTGGGTGGATCATCACTGAATTACGtttacattattaatatttaactCTAACACAACTTGTTCCCAAGAGGTAGTACAATCGGCTGTGACCACGCTTTATGatgtagaggtcactagttggAACCTCTCTtcccctcttgtgcgaacatgtcaaaaaaaaaaaattctaacacaaCTTGTCAAatcttttgactttttttttaataaatgaattttcTATTCAACAAAACAAACTTTTTACAAAAACTTTTCGAAGCCTGAAACTCTTGATACTTCCCAAGGGTATCAAGCCACCCATCTCTACCACAAATTTCTTTACATAATAAACCAAAAGTACTATAATAAACaaccctaaaaaaaagaaaaacaactcaaCTATTCTTCTTCCAACCAAGCAAATAGCGACTCTTTGatttaacttttgaaaaaatttgtaAGTGCTTTAAGGTTGAATACCTAAACAGCATGCGTATGATGTTCAATATATAAAGATTCTATACAACTTTGTGTTTCCATACAACTTGAAGTGTATCTAATCTTTAGAATAATATATGTATCTAAATCTTTCAATACACTTGATAATCTTGCCTTTATCTTACAGCTTTGTGCATCATATGCCACTCTATATCCATATTTCTTATAGAATACTCCATCGAGATACCACCAATCAAACCATAAGGTGTATATTCTTCCCATCcccatttcaaattttataaaatctcTCATCTTTAAAATCAATCTCCAGCTTCATGTGCTACTTTGAGGAATCCACACCTTCCAATTAAAAACTCATCCCTTTTAATAAATTCCCCCTGAGCCAAGCAATTACTCAAAGGCCAGCTTATGCAAATAGACTCCATGCATGTATATCTCCCTCAATATTATGGCTTCACGATTTCACtcttatatctttttttatttccaaacCTCCATCTTTTTTTTGGAACACAAACTCTAAAGCCACTTTTGCTTTTGCTGCACCTTCCTCGTGAATTTCTGCTCAATAGTTTTAATAATCTTTTTAGGCAATACGAAAATTTTCGTCAAATATATTTGCAAAAGATAACTTTTTAGAAGTCCAAGAATCCATTCTAGCAGTGATTTTCTCCGACAAAAGTGAGCAATCTACAGCACCAAGCCTTGTAGAAATCAATCTAATTACTTATTTTTCTTACATGGTCCGTATATGGCATATAGCCTACTAATAACTCTTTGGATTCCTCCTAGGCTGGGATGTATCAAAGGGAATTTTGATATTGCTGTAAAGGATTCTTTTGCTGACTGCTGTGGCTGCTGCTATCATCAGTACTGCAATATTATTTGGGCAGTCACTCAGAAGTTGCTTGTCACAAACCTTCTTATCGGTGAAGCTTCAGCCGCTCTTCTTGCATCTTAGTTGACTTTATTCTCAAGCTTTGGTTCACTTTTTTTTGGAGGGTGATGCTCTTCTTGTGATTTTGGCTATCAATACTCCCTCTATTTTTTCCTCTTGGAATTTTTCTAATATAGTTTATGATATTAGATTAGGTTTGTCCTCctttcaaagttggaatgctttgaaaATGTCTCGTAATACAAATTTTTGTGCATATGCTCTTACTAAGTGGTCCACTtcccattttatttttggaagcaTTCACAAATTAAGGATCTCTCGTTCTTTTACATTGAATTAAGAAAGGGAAAGATCCTCTCCTATAACCCTTTTTTccctattcaattaaaaaaaattttttaaaaaaaagaccataAGAAATTCAcgtattattcttttttctttttatttttgaaaaaaaaaaaaaaaaaaaaggtgacttGCGAAGTAGTATAATAGTAGAGAATGCCATGACAAATTAGAGGCATTATAAATGCAGGATTGATTGTCAAACGATTGATTGATCCAAGGGAAAAatgatcttcttcattttaaatgaaatagataTAGAGTATCCGGTTAGTTAATGTATTTTAGAGGGCAAAActgtccaaaaaattaaaatgttagttTGATCCTTCTAAAATACATTAACCAAATACTAtcaatttcttttgaaattgagAACATCCTATTCCGATCCAAAGAGAATGAGAAAAGACTATCACAGCACAAGGAGGGTAGCATTGTGGGTCCATGTTTATGAATAGAAGTATGCATATCCAATTAACTATATATCGCTGTTTTGAAACATTTTGATTATTAATAAATGTTGATCGAGAAGTGGTATAATGAAATCTGTCACTAATTATAGATTACTCTCTACTCTTTGAAGATGACTATTCGCTTTTATAGCATGCATGTATTATGTTCTATCTGCTTGTATGatcttttcaaacaaaaacaaaaataatagtaatatgTAAACAAGTTAATCCTTCTCAGACTTATTGACTAAAATCAGTAATTTCATTAACCgagtaaattttacattttattacagatagaataataataataataacatacaTTTTATTAcagatataaaaatatttaaattttacattatttaaattatttatatagtAAATATAcaatcacattatttaaaacacatatatataccacaAAATAAAATCGAAAGGCTATAATCATTTTGTCGGGCGAAACAGACACGATCATATTCCGTCCTTTTTGGTCCCACTACTTGCAAAGCTTGGAATCTTTTCCGTCAAACATGGGCCCCTTCatttggtctttttctttttatcagcTACTGGTATTCCCATTTTCCGTCGCACGTGCGTCAAGAAGCTTGGCCTCCCCATTTTCGGTAACAGCTTTGGCTGGTTGTTCAAccttttttgcttcttctttggtTGGTTGTTCAATCTTTTTTGCTTCTTCCTCTGCTTTCAACCTTGCTTCTTCCTCGGCTTTcaaccttgcttcttctttcgCCTTTTCAAGACCTTTGATCAGACTCTCCAAGGAGAATTTTGGATCCCCTGAAGTTGGCTTGGGCATCAAATGCTCCGCAACATCGGCTGGACACATATTTGCTTCTTCCAACAACTCACGGATTCTGCCAAACAAAGGGTGAGATTCAATTTGAAGATAATTCTTAGCCAACCCCTTGAAGGCTTCAAACCTGCAGTAGGACAATTCAATGTGCTTATCCATCCGTCCGCCTCGAACCAGTGCTGGATCGAGTTTCTCcacataattagtggtgaagACAATCAGCCTTTCCCCGCCACTTGCTGACCAAAGCCCATCGATAAAATTCAAAAGCCCAGAAAGAGTAACCTGGCTTGCTTCcgtttccttctcttctttttccggTTTTTGTTTCGgatccttcttttcttctgcttcatctttctcctttttcttcttcgtcttccTTTGACCGGTGAGATCAAGTGAACAGTCAATGTCCTCAATCACAATAATAGACTTGTTTGGCACTTCCATCAACAGCTTCCTCAGATCAGTGTTATTCTTCACCGAAGTCAATTCAAGATCATAAAGGTCATAGCCCAAAAGATTAGCCATGGCAGCAATCATGGAGGACTTGCCTGTTCCAGGAGGGCCATAGAGGAGATAACCTCTCTTCCAAGCCCTTCCAACTCTTTCATAAAACTCTTCCCCCTTGCTGAACGCGATGAGGTCGTCcataatttctttcttcttctcaggATCCATTGCGATTGTCTCGAACTTCGCCGGGTGCTTCAACATGACGTGGCTCCAATTCGTCCCGCTGTTGGTGTAAAGCTTTCTTTGGCGGTTTCTCACCTCCATGGCCTTAGCCTCTTTCAGGACGTGATCAAGGTATGACCCGAGAATGAGATCTCTGTGTCGTTTATGGAAAGTGAGCTTGTAGTATCTTTTCTCCTCCAGGTTCCAAAACGAGGGTGATTTGGAAATATCTTTCCCAGAAGCCCACCAGAGTTTGACTCCTTGAAACTCATCAGCCACCTCTTCATGGTCATCCATGCTAAGAGCAAGAGACTGGCTGTTTTTGGCTATGTCGGCCTTGAGCTTCTTTGCATGCGTAGAGGAGCTGGAACTGAGGTAGGTTTGGATGGCAGTGTAAGCTTGGCTCCGAGAGAAGAAACGCTCTCCTGAGAGCTCGTTGAACCTGATTTGGATGTAAGGGTAAACGAACAAGAGCACTCTTTGAGAGTATTTCTCGATGCTCATTTGGAGCTGATACGGAAAGTACTGCTTAAACATAGCCCACGCAAACATCAAACTGGCAATGATGGATCCTAGATTAGCGAACATGTCTTTTGGTGTCATGTTTGATCTTTGTGTCTAGCTCACTGTTCTCCTCTAATTAATGCAGAATTGCTTGAATGCTTTACATGTCTTATAGTGTGCAGGCCGGGTAGCTTACGTCAGTATGCATTTCTTGGAAACTCCTTGGTTTGTTGTCCTCACGTGATCTTGACTTTGAACAGTTCTTGTTTTGGTGGCCCAACCCAAGTTCGGTAAAGGCTGTAAATTAAAGAGAACTTTCCTACTGCGTGCGTAAAGTATGGAGTATGAATATGTTATCTATGTGGCTACACTTTCAATTCACTCACTTACGTGTACCATGACCTCTAAACGCTGATGTCATGCGACATGAATCCTTGGCGCGCAACAATACCCCTTGGCCCTTGGAGCACTTTGAACCCGAGTCCGCATGTCTCAATTGCTGTCTGCTGatattatttatattcattatttaaaatatattatattaattaatatgataaattaGTGTGAGCAGAAAATTAATTCAGTCTACATTGTGGGCCTGGGGCTGCCGTCTGCTTTTGCTAGCCGACCAGATGCCCTTCTCCCTTCTGAATAAAAGAAGACTTTCTGTGGCCCACTTTGACTCTTGGAACAAAAAGCAGCCGTCACTCTATACCCTAGACACAAATATAATATGGGTAATGAAAACAGCACGCTGgcgtgcaaaaaataaaatatatttaaaaaaaaaaaaaaaaaaaaaaaattggcacgGGGTGCGTGGGCTtgccacgcacgccgcgtgctgcCAATCACTGCCCCACAAATATTATGTTGTTTTTCTATTTCGTGAGCGACGGAAACTCCtcacaataataaataaaataaaaactgaacCAACAGAAAACCATTGCCAATTTGCCAGGCAACCATGATATCAAAACTATTATTGATCCCGCTTGCAACTTCTTTTGCTCTCCTTTGAGATATTATCGTTCTCTTTTGACATGTGAATTACTCATAAATTCATCACAGCAgaacaaagagaagaaaaa
This window of the Corylus avellana chromosome ca5, CavTom2PMs-1.0 genome carries:
- the LOC132180856 gene encoding AAA-ATPase At3g28510-like, with amino-acid sequence MTPKDMFANLGSIIASLMFAWAMFKQYFPYQLQMSIEKYSQRVLLFVYPYIQIRFNELSGERFFSRSQAYTAIQTYLSSSSSTHAKKLKADIAKNSQSLALSMDDHEEVADEFQGVKLWWASGKDISKSPSFWNLEEKRYYKLTFHKRHRDLILGSYLDHVLKEAKAMEVRNRQRKLYTNSGTNWSHVMLKHPAKFETIAMDPEKKKEIMDDLIAFSKGEEFYERVGRAWKRGYLLYGPPGTGKSSMIAAMANLLGYDLYDLELTSVKNNTDLRKLLMEVPNKSIIVIEDIDCSLDLTGQRKTKKKKEKDEAEEKKDPKQKPEKEEKETEASQVTLSGLLNFIDGLWSASGGERLIVFTTNYVEKLDPALVRGGRMDKHIELSYCRFEAFKGLAKNYLQIESHPLFGRIRELLEEANMCPADVAEHLMPKPTSGDPKFSLESLIKGLEKAKEEARLKAEEEARLKAEEEAKKIEQPTKEEAKKVEQPAKAVTENGEAKLLDARATENGNTSS
- the LOC132182571 gene encoding AAA-ATPase At3g28510-like, with product MEAKDMFGNLGSIIASLMFVWAMFQQYVPYQLQHNIEKYCQILVRFAYPYIQIRFDELTGDYDIFRSEAYTAIQTYLSSRSSTQAKMLKADIAKNSQSLALRMDDHEEVADEFKGVKLWWASGKEVSNTPSWWTPEEKRYYRLTCHKQHRDLILGPYLDHVLKEAKAMEVRNRQRKLYTNNGTTWSHVMLKHPAKFQTLAMDPEKKKEIMDDLIEFSKAEEFYERVGRAWKRGYLLYGPPGTGKSSMIAAMANLLSYDLYDLELTSVKNNTDLRKLLMEVSSKSIIVIEDIDCSLDLTGQRKTKKKKEKDEEEEKKDPKQKKEKEEKETEASKVTLSGLLNFIDGLWSACGGERLIVFTTNYMEKLDPALIRSGRMDKHIELSYCRFEAFKGLAKNYLKIESHPLFGRIRELLEEANLSPADVAEHLMPKKASGDPTFSLESLIKGLEKAKEEARLKAEEEARLKAKEEAKKIEQPAKEEAKKVEQPAKEEAKHEDKAVTENGEAKLLDARATENGKTSH
- the LOC132181060 gene encoding AAA-ATPase At3g28510-like translates to MEAKDMFANLGSIIASSMFVWAMFQQYVPYQLQHNIEKYCQILVRFVCPYIQIRFDELTGDYDMFRSEAYTAIQAYLSSRSSTQAKRLKADIAKNSQSLALRMDDHEEVADEFQGLKLWWASGKEASNTPSYWTPEEKRYYRLTCHKRHRELILGPYLNHVIKEGKAIEARNRQRKLYTNSDSKWSHVVLKHPASFQTLAMDPEKKKEIMEDLIAFSTAEEFYERVGRAWKRGYLLYGPPGTGKSSMIAAMANLLGYDLYDLELTSVKNNTELRKLLMEVSSKSIILIEDIDCSLDLTGQRKKKKKKNEKDEAEKKKDPQQKPEKEEKETEESKVTLSGLLNFIDGLWSACGGERLIVFTTNYVEKLDPALIRSGRMDKHIELSYCRFEAFKGLAKNYLQIESHPLFGRIRELLEEANLSPADVAEHLMPKRASGDPTFSLESLIQGLQKAKEEARLKAEEDAKKKEQAAKEEAKDQEKVVTADE